A single region of the Leptodactylus fuscus isolate aLepFus1 chromosome 5, aLepFus1.hap2, whole genome shotgun sequence genome encodes:
- the LOC142204711 gene encoding 2-acylglycerol O-acyltransferase 2-like, whose protein sequence is MWIQFAPLSVPLDRRLQTAAVLQWTFSFLALAQCCLVLYILLVCSQYWVLAILYSVWLYIDWDTPSKGGRRSEWVRSWTVWKYFANYFPMKLVRTTPLDPHHNYIFGFHPHGVLVVGAFGNFCTEGTGFSSLFPGLTPHLLMLPAWFRVPFFREYIMSGCLVSSDKGSASHILNKKSSGQAVVIAVGGPPEALDAKPGELTLQILKRTGFIKLALTHGAHLVPVLSFGENNLYYQVNNPPGSLLRNTQDKLQKIIGLALPLFHGRGVFQYSFGLLPHRRPVYTVVGSPIPVVKNPSPSSEDIASLHALYVEKLKDLFETHKTKYGIDKERKLVLC, encoded by the exons ATGTGGATCCAGTTTGCCCCTTTAAGTGTCCCCCTAGATAGGAGACTGCAGACGGCCGCAGTGCTACAGTGGACCTTCTCCTTCTTGGCTCTGG cacagtgttgCCTAGTTCTCTACATCCTCCTGGTTTGCTCTCAGTACTGGGTCTTGGCCATCCTCTACTCTGTATGGCTGTATATAGACTGGGACACCCCATCCAAAGGTGGCCGGAGGTCGGAATGGGTGCGAAGCTGGACCGTATGGAAATATTTTGCCAATTATTTCCCTATGAAA CTGGTCCGGACAACACCCCTTGATCCTCACCACAATTATATTTTTGGATTCCATCCACATGGGGTTCTTGTGGTTGGAGCATTTGGAAATTTTTGCACCGAAGGAACAGGATTTTCAAGTCTCTTCCCAGGCCTCACTCCACATCTCCTTATGTTACCAGCCTGGTTCCGAGTCCCATTCTTTCGGGAATATATCATGAGTGGGT GTCTTGTGTCCTCCGACAAAGGAAGTGCTTCTCACATCCTCAATAAGAAGAGTTctgggcaagctgtggtcatagCAGTTGGGGGTCCTCCTGAAGCTCTAGATGCGAAACCTGGAGAACTAACCCTTCAGATCCTGAAGAGAACTGGGTTTATAAAACTGGCCTTGACCCATGG GGCTCATTTGGTGCCAGTGTTATCATTCGGAGAGAACAACCTCTATTATCAAGTCAACAATCCACCTGGGTCTCTGCTTCGAAACACCCAAGACAAGCTGCAAAAGATAATAGGCCTAGCATTACCACTGTTCCATGGCCGAGGAGTGTTTCAATATAGTTTTGGGCTACTTCCCCATAGAAGACCAGTTTACACAGTGG TGGGGTCTCCTATCCCGGTGGTGAAGAACCCTTCGCCGTCTTCTGAGGATATTGCGTCCCTCCACGCACTCTATGTGGAGAAGTTGAAGGATCTATTTGAGACCCACAAGACGAAGTATGGAATTGATAAAGAACGTAAACTCGTGCTCTGCTGA